The following are encoded together in the Choloepus didactylus isolate mChoDid1 chromosome 7, mChoDid1.pri, whole genome shotgun sequence genome:
- the ZKSCAN8 gene encoding zinc finger protein with KRAB and SCAN domains 8: MAAESRKPSASSPPDQAPEEDLVIVKVEEDHGWDQESSLHENNPPGQELFRLRFRQLCYQETLGPREALIQLRALCHQWLRPDLNTKEQILELLVLEQFLTILPEELQTLVKEHQLENGEEVVTLLEDLERQIDILGRPVPARAHGHRVFWEDMVHSESAPEAPGTQLQPQESSALTTESQERAMTTAQSPVPSQKGDPGDQEMAAALLTTGFQTLEKIEDMAVSLIREEWLLDPSQRDLCRDNRPENYRNMFSLGGETRNENRELASKQVISAGIQPHGETATKCNGDVIRGLDHGKAQDLLGRLERQRGNPTQERRHKCDECGKSFAQSSGLVRHWRIHTGEKPYQCNVCGKAFSYRSALLSHQDIHNKVKRYHCKECGKAFSQNTGLILHQRIHTGEKPYQCNQCGKAFSQSAGLILHQRIHSGERPYECNECGKAFSHSSHLIGHQRIHTGEKPYECDECGKTFRRSSHLIGHQRSHTGEKPYKCNECGRAFSQKSGLIEHQRIHTGERPYKCKECGKAFNGNTGLIQHLRIHTGEKPYQCNECGKAFIQRSSLIRHQRIHSGEKSESIGI, from the exons ATGGCTGCAGAATCAAGAAAGCCTTCAGCCTCATCCCCACCAGACCAAGCTCCTGAAGAGGACCTTGTGATTGTCAAGGTAGAGGAGGATCATGGTTGGGACCAGGAATCTAGTCTGCATGAAAATAACCCTCCTGGCCAAGAGCTGTTCCGCCTACGCTTCAGGCAGTTATGCTACCAGGAGACACTGGGACCCCGAGAAGCTCTGATCCAACTCCGGGCACTTTGCCATCAGTGGCTGAGGCCAGATTTGAACACCAAGGAGCAGATCCTGGAGCTGCTGGTGCTGGAGCAGTTCTTGACCATCCTGCCTGAGGAGCTCCAGACTCTGGTTAAGGAACATCAGCTAGAGAATGGAGAAGAGGTGGTGACCCTATTGGAGGATTTGGAAAGACAAATTGATATACTAGGGCGACCA GTCCCGGCTCGTGCACATGGACATAGAGTATTCTGGGAGGACATGGTACATTCAGAATCTGCACCGGAAGCTCCAGGTACTCAGCTCCAGCCACAAGAGAGCTCAGCTCTAACCACTGAATCACAAGAGAGAG CCATGACTACTGCTCAGAGTCCTGTCCCTTCCCAGAAGGGAGACCCTGGAGATCAGGAAATGGCAGCTGCACTTCTCACCACAGGATTCCAG ACTTTGGAAAAGATTGAAGACATGGCTGTGTCCCTTATACGAGAGGAGTGGCTTCTTGATCCATCACAGCGAGATCTGTGTAGAGATAACAGGCCAGAGAATTACAGAAACATGTTCTCCCTGG gtGGTGAGACCAGGAATGAGAACAGGGAATTAGCTTCAAAACAGGTAATATCGGCTGGAATCCAACCACATGGAGAGACAGCTACCAAATGCAACGGGGATGTTATCAGGGGTCTTGATCATGGAAAAGCCCAAGACCTTCTGGGCAGATTAGAGAGGCAGCGGGGAAATCCCACACAAGAAAGACGACATAAATGTGATGAATGTGGGAAGAGCTTTGCTCAGAGCTCAGGCCTTGTTCGACACTGGAGAatccacactggggagaaaccctatcAGTGTAATGTGTGTGGTAAAGCCTTCAGTTACAGGTCAGCCCTTCTATCCCATCAGGATATCCACAACAAAGTAAAACGCTATCACTGTAAGGAGTGTGGCAAAGCCTTCAGTCAGAACACAGGCCTGATCCTGCACCAGAGAATCCATACAGGGGAGAAGCCGTATCAGTGCAATCAGtgtgggaaagcattcagtcaAAGTGCAGGCCTTATTCTACACCAGAGAATCCACAGTGGGGAGagaccctatgaatgtaatgagtgtgggaaagctttcagtcatagCTCACACCTCATTGGACATCAGAGAatccacactggggagaaaccctatgagTGTGATgagtgtgggaaaaccttcaggcGGAGCTCACATCTTATTGGCCATCAGAGAagccacactggggagaaaccctacAAATGCAATGAATGTGGGAGGGCCTTCAGTCAGAAGTCAGGCCTTATTGAACATCAGAGAATccacactggagaaagaccctatAAGTGTAAAGAATGCGGGAAAGCTTTCAATGGGAATACTGGCCTCATTCAACACCTGAGAATTCACACAGGGGAGAAGCCCTATCAATGTAATGAGTGCGGGAAAGCCTTTATTCAGAGGTCAAGTCTCATTCGACATCAGAGAATCCACAGTGGAGAGAAATCTGAATCTATAGGTATTTAG